A single genomic interval of Xiphophorus couchianus chromosome 2, X_couchianus-1.0, whole genome shotgun sequence harbors:
- the st8sia2 gene encoding alpha-2,8-sialyltransferase 8B: MPPVFRSLLFGFLALLVVLLIIDDIAEVEKESAKIGLTKKTSVHQLVPKPHRKAAAHTDPTATTTIAKYPHPPTCNGTTKHPSNSWAFNKTLSNLIRKNILRFLDPERDISILKGTLKPGDIIHYVFDRQSTTNISENLYRLLPTASPMKNQYHRRCAIVGNSGILLNSSCGPEIDSHDFVIRCNLAPVEEYSQDVGRRTNLVTMNPSVVQRAFQDLVSDEWKDRFLQRLQNLSGSVLWIPAFMAKGGEERVEWALRLILVHTVDVRTAFPSLRLLHAVRGYWLTNNVHIKRPTTGLLMYTMATRFCEEIHLYGFWPFPLGPQGRPVKYHYYDTLKYEYTSSSSPHTMPLEFRTLSTLHRQGALRLHTGSCDLDRGAQKDLS; this comes from the exons AAAAATTGGGCTCACGAAGAAAACCAGCGTTCACCAGCTCGTTCCGAAACCTCACAG AAAGGCGGCAGCACACACAGATCCGACTGCGACAACAACAATCGCCAAATATCCTCATCCTCCAACCTGTAACGGCACCACCAAACACCCGTCAAACAGTTGGGCCTTTAACAAGACGCTCTCCAACCTCATCAG AAAGAATATTCTCAGATTCCTCGACCCAGAGAGAGACATCTCAATTCTAAAGGGCACGCTGAAGCCAGGAGACATCATCCACTATGTGTTTGATCGTCAAAGCACCACAAACATCTCGGAGAATCTCTATCGTCTGTTGCCAACCGCATCGCCGATGAAAAACCAGTATCACAGGCGCTGTGCCATCGTGGGGAACTCTGGGATCCTGCTGAACAGCAGCTGCGGACCAGAAATCGACTCTCATGATTTTGTTATCAG gtGCAACCTGGCCCCTGTGGAGGAGTATTCTCAGGACGTGGGCCGGCGGACCAACCTGGTGACCATGAACCCCTCGGTGGTGCAGCGGGCCTTCCAGGACCTGGTCAGCGACGAGTGGAAGGATCGCTTCCTGCAGCGCCTGCAGAACCTCAGCGGCAGCGTGCTGTGGATCCCGGCCTTCATGGCGAAGGGCGGGGAGGAGCGTGTGGAGTGGGCCCTCCGCCTCATCCTGGTGCATACTGTGGACGTGCGCACGGCGTTCCCGTCGCTGCGTCTGCTCCACGCTGTCCGAGG GTACTGGCTCACCAACAACGTTCACATCAAGCGTCCCACCACTGGCCTCCTCATGTACACGATGGCCACTCGCTTCTGTGAGGAGATCCACCTCTACGGCTTCTGGCCATTTCCTCTCGGCCCACAGGGTAGGCCAGTGAAATACCACTACTACGATACTCTAAAGTACGAGTACACATCCAGCTCCAGTCCTCACACCATGCCCCTGGAGTTCAGGACCTTGAGCACTTTGCACAGACAGGGGGCGCTCCGGCTCCACACGGGAAGCTGTGATCTGGACCGAGGAGCACAGAAAGATCTCAGCTGA